The window TGgcttaaaaacatgcaaaagaaagaaagcgtCCTCCAGGCTGCATCACCGGGGCTTGCAGCGGGGTCTGTGCTTACCCAGGTGGCAGGACTGGGGCCAGGCAAACGCTGACTGCCAGaagggctggtgctgggcacgATCCTCTGTGtgaagcaggagctggtgctgaCAGTGGTGGGGAATCCACCAAGACAGTCCTCTGCAAGAACCCGTGAGAATATATGGATAAATCCACGGCTGGAAAGCTTATGGCAGGGTTAGGGGAATCCAAAATCACTGAGATGAGGTGAGCTGCACTGGCCCGCAGACCTGGGAGAGTTCCCATGGGGATAACGTTCTGTGAACCATGGCTGATTATGGCTTAAATGAAACCCACCTCCATGCAGCACCCCAGCGGATATCCGAGCCGAGAGAAATTCCAGCTCCGACAGCAtaagcacagctcagcagaaatCCCCGTTTCAGATGCTCTTATCTCCAGGCCCCCAAGAGCTCCCGGAAATTGCTATTCCTGTTGAATATATGGATGAGTTCCTTGAAATTCAGGCAGGTGGTTTGATAATGCAGGGCTGGTGACAGCTGCCACGGGGAAGCCACACGGAACAGGGGCCATAGCAGAGAGCTCAAGGGCATGGCAGATACCTGCTGATTTTGATAAAACGATGACCTGGGAACTGCTGCCattcctccctgcctccttgcATTTCAGATCTGTCAGCTGTGTCTGTTCCTGGAAAAGGCAGAACAGAGAGAATTCATCTTGATCTTATTGGCCTGGGAGAATAACTGGCCCAAAACTCAGATCAGAATTTCAGGGCGTTTCTTTGCCAGGCTCCCCAGGATGCTGCTGTTGCCATCAGTCCTCCAAATTTCCCAACTTTTCACCTCTTACCAGCATAATTTTGAAACAGCTAGAACACCTGAATCTAGAAAAAATCCACGTGCCCAGGGCAGCAAGCACACACATGCAGGTTCTCCATCCCAGGGACGTTCAGGAATGGAGATTTAGTGAGTGCCCCTGCCTGCGAGATGCTGCACGTTTACTGTCCCCCAAAGGCACGTGCAGACTCAGCGCAGCACTCAGCATTATCTCCGCTGGTGCCAAAGGTGTCTCCCACTGCACTCCCCAGCTGTTTTCCCAAGCTGCGGGCCAGCTGACGGACAAACAGCGCTGGCTCCGGGTTTGTTTGCCCCTGAAGGACAGACACGGATACTTGGAATATTTTCCTAATCTCGTTTTCTCATGCAAGCGACTGCTGGCGAAGTTGGGTTTGTTGCTGCATGGTGGGTTCAGAGGTGGGATGTGGGGATGGGACGCGGCACGCAGAGCACCCACGAGCAGCAGGAAGGTGCCCACCCACACTGCTGGGACCCCACTGCCCACATCCAGCCCAGGCTGGGTCCCCCACCCAGCTCCCTGAGCCCTCAACCTGCCCTGGTGACCTGGCTAATTTGGCTAATTCCTCCTCTCCGGCAAGGGGCATTAAACCTCCTTCCAAATGGGAATGCTGCGGTCTGAGGTCACCCAGCCCTCCTGAGAACCAGGGCTCAGGTTTCCAAAACTATTTCTGGGTGAAGGACTACCGGACTTATTTAGCGGCTTAACGTGGCTGGGCTGGGAACTGCAGCTGAGGCTGGCGCGGTGATTTGGAAGCACAGCTGGTACCGGTTGGCCCCTGCATCCCGCTCGTGCTCCTCACCCTGGGTTTTGCCTTCCCAGGCAGAGGCTGGGACGTTCCCGTGCCGCCTCCGCAGGAGGTGACGGGGACCCCGGGGACACCGGTGGAGCCTGGCTGGTGGCAGCGAGCCTGCGACACCTCCCCCTCTGCACAAAATAGCGCGGGCTGGTTTTTCACTTGTACatctaaatctgttttcatCCTTCGCAGGATTTCAGGAGAGGTGCCATAAACCCGTAAACGAGCGCCGAGTAACAGAGGGGAACGCGGGGCCGAGAGCGCGGCGACCTGCTGGGACTTGGAGAGCGCTCTGCTGGCTGCCCGGCCGCAGCCGCCTGCCAGGGATGCACACCAAACATGAGCTAATCCCAACAAAAATAGGAGTGAAATCATAATTCATATGCATAATTCATGTGCATAATTTTATCTCCGCTGTGTATTCTCCAGGGATGTATTctagaaaatgctttctttcccctcccctcgaCACTCTTGTCCTTCCAAAAAGTGCCGTAGATGCAAATCATTGGAGACAGCAAGGGGTAGTAGCTTTGCTGGGTTACTAAATAAATGCTAGATTTGTCTGAGTTTCTAGCCTACGTCTTGGCAAGTTATGCAGATTGAAGCTGTTGTATAGACAAGCAGGCTTGTAATAATCACAggattttaattgctttcattGTGAACCCTGGCTGCTGATTGTATCTGCATGGAAAACTAACAGTTTGCACTTGCAAATgctaaaaatgttaaacaataATGGCAATTAGAGATAATTATAGTTATTCTGAAGCAAGGATTGGAGTTAGACTCCAAGAAGACATCCAGAAAGAACGGAAAGCGTTGCCCTGTTTACTGCACAGACTACAAGCTGCTTTCCATAGGATGCGAGAACTGCCAGATTTAATTGCTTAAtgattttctataaaatatttaagtaacaCGGTGCCTTAAGCCAGCCCAGGCTCTGCCGGAATTGCAGGTGTCGGCGTTGCTGGAGGACGGTCACAGCGCCAAAGCCCTGGGCTGGCGCCCGGCGCCTGCTGAGTCATGTTGGGCTCTTCTGTGCCGTGCAAGTCACCGGGGCCACCAGCACCCGGGGACCTGatggcaggggctgggtgggTGCCAGGTCTCAACCCAGCCAGCCGCTGTTTTGGGGGAAGCCTCTGCAGCCTTTGCCCCCTCCAAGCTGGCTGATGGACCCGCTCAGTCGCTCACTGCCCGGTCAGTTGGGTCCCTTAGAGAAAACGAGCCCTTGAAAAGCGGATCGAGGAAGAGGTTTTGTCCTCGTCGAAGCGTTTTGGGCTTtcctcaaaaccaaaacagGCACTTATTTATCCCCAGAGCCGTGCTCTGGGCTGGGTGCCAGCCACTGTGCGCAGGCTGCGGCGGGGGCACATCCTGCCCACGCACCCCACCTGCACGTCCCACCTGCGCATCCTGCCCACGCACCCCACCTGTGCATCCCTCCTGCATCCCTCCTGCACATCCCACCTGCGCCCGGCCCCTAGGAGGCTGTGGAGGGTGACACGGCCCCTTGGGAGCCCTGCGAGGTGGGCACGAGATCCAGCCCCGAGCCTGGAACGGAGCACTTAACCTCCTGCTCATGGAAAAACGCCCGTGTAAGACGGGATTTCCGTTCCTCTGACTCAGCTTAAGCAGCACAGGGCTAAAGCTCTGCTCGCGCGGGGCGTGCTGTGAGGCATTAAACTCTGCCCGTCCTTCTGCTGCGTCCTGGCAGCGCTCGGTGCTGAGGTAGGACAACGGGGAACGCTTTGCCCAGGACCTGGCTCACTGCCTCCgtccccacagcagcacctgagcagccccgcagcccccagccccattccaGGTTGGAGGTGcccgaggagctggggggggaacAAAGGCTGCTTTCACGGGGTCTGAAGGAGCGCGAGGGACTGCCCTGGCAAATTCCTTGCGTGTTTCTATGGGCTGTAACCAATGCAAGGGGGGGAGAAGGGCTCCCAGCAATCTCCTCCCACTGAAAGCACTCCATTCACAGCCGGGCTGGAAGGCGGCGAAAGGAAAGGCCGTGCAGATGTTGAAATGCAGGGGGGTGTTGCACGGGGCGCTTGCACCTCTCCTATAACCCCCTCTGCCCACCCAGCAGGGCCGGGCTGTTCCCCTGAGGCCCTGAGCCCGCTTCATGGGCAAGGGACAAGGAGCCACAGCAGGGCCAGATGAAACCAAAGCTTAACCCAGGGCCAAATCCTGCTGAGCAGGACCTGGCGCTGCCCCTGCtcaggctgcaggcacagggacaGGACGGGATCAGGCCCGGCGGGGCCGTGCCTGAAGCACGGAGCAGGCCTCGGAGGAGAGGCCGGAAAGAAGGAAGCCAGAGGCTCAAAAGCCAAAAAATACATCTGGATAGTGCCCAGGTCGACGTGGAGCTGACGTGTTTGAGACGGTCCGGATGGGGCGTGCTGCTTTAGGGCCgtctgctcccctccctgcacgGGGATTGAGCTGTGCAGGGGAAACCTGGCCCAGCACGGTGCTGGGTGACACCGCCGCCTGCCCTGCCCTCgctgccctgctcagcaccaaCACCCCGGTAAGCTCAGTGCCCGGGGTCACTCGCAGAAGGGCTGTTGGAGCTGCTGACCAGGACTAGGTGTTACTTGTCTGAATGGCACTGAGTCGCTGCTCAGCCTCAGCTAGCCGCTGCCTCGAGGGAGGAAGCACAAACACGGCCGGCTCCTGCAGCTCCGTAGCCACAGGGGGCTGTGAGAGGCAAGCCTCATGCCCAGGCACCGCTGCCGTGAGTCACCGCCTGGCAGAGGGTGTCCGAGTCACTGCTCAATAAATAGAACAAAGCCGGGAACCCCCGGGTgggcagggacagcacagccCCGCTTCCTTCAGCGAGCGCCAGCCGTCTCCTCGGGGTTTACCAGGAGCACGAGATAAAGGAGATTTCCATGTTTCAGCACAAATCTCCCACAAAAACACCGAGAAGAGGAACATGTCCTTTGGGTGCCAGGCTTACCGGCACAGGCTCTGCCTCCACGTGCCTGGGAGGATTAAGGCTGCGGTGCCGCTGCTGCAGAGTGActttgcagggcaggaggagaggagagcacgGGCAcacagccccgctgctcccacaggagcaggctgcagagcccgGCCCCTGCTCGGGCTGCCAGGGTTGGGAGGACCTCGCCATCACTCTGTCCCTTCCCAGAGCCACAGGTGGTCACAGCCCGGGGGGAAAGAGGAATATTGTGCCAGCAAGGCAGGCAGCAAGGCTGGCTCCTCCCGGCCATGGGAGTAACgcacctcctccagctgctttaCTCCTCAAAGAGAAATGAATCCCAGCTAACAACCAACACACGGAGCACAGCTACCAGAGAGGAGCCCCTTCAGCGTCACAAACCGCTGCTTTCGCAAGGCCACACCTAGAAGAAATATAAGGAATTGAAAAACTCTGCCTGCAAGGAAATAACGTGACGCTCCCCAGCCATGAACCCGCAGTGAGCGCGCACACACGTCTGCAGGCACCGTCCCgagcccacaggcagcagccagcagctcagcccgCTGCCCTCGGATGTTTCTGAACGCCTGGAAGGCAGCGTGGTAACATCCACTGAGCTTACACTGAAATAGCAGTTTGCCCAAACATCTGGAAGCAGTTTCTTTCTCCAGATGTTTCCCCCGCAGACACATACCTTCCACTCGGTGCCCCGGATCCAGATGTTTCCAAGCAGCTCCACGCTCAGCAGGCGCCCTGGGGACGCTGCCaggctccccagcacagccacagtTAACGCTCCGAGGCATAATGCGGGACACCTGCACGTGGTGGAAACTGGAGACAAAACACGGAGCCCAGCAATGGAAAAAGTCGAAGCCAAAAGCTGCgtcaggcagctgctggggagcccgGGGGGAAGGCAGCGGGGACACAAAGCTCTGTGTTAAAACCTCAGCTGCGCAGAGGGAAGTGCTGCTCGACTTCGGGCAGCTCGCGCCTTCCAGAGCCCCGGCGCCGCACAAAGGAGCATTCAGAGGGAAAGCTGCAGACGTGCAGCGCCGGGATCTGCTGCAGGGGTTAGGGGCAGGTGAGCAGGGCTTGGTTTCACCGCCCAGCATAACGCTGAAGGTGCGAGCTTCTGGTCCTCAGCCTGGAGCTCAAACCCATTTCctattctgtgtgtgtgtgagttcAAGGCACGGTGTCCCACCAGGGCTCAGTTACACCAGCACGAGCCTGCTTTTCACCATATGTTCAGATCAGCAGCTTCTGGACATTCCTGAGCCACTTTTTACAAGGGAAGCCAGAGGGGGTgactcccccagccccacaaggCTGCAGGTGCTCTCTTGGAGCTGCACCAAGTGACCCGCAGAGCCCCAGCACGGTTTAGGTTAAGCCCACACAGCCACGCTGCCAGCTAAAAGGctccctgggagcagagggaggagcagcagcagcgctcccagctcctcccaaACATAGGAACCGCCTCTGCTTTTCAGCACTGTCAGGTGCAGGTTCGGCAGACTGCCTGTGTGTAGCAAACACACTGCTGCTTATTTTGGAGCTCTGCTTTCAGCTCATTTTGTGGCTGCTCAACGCGAGCCTCGTGCTCGTCTATGGCTCAGCTCACAGGAGCGGGGACCCCGGCTGCTCCGCTGCCCCCCTCACGCCTCCAGATCCAGGTtacctggcacagcagcacccagcagggctgcaggaggatgcGCTCCCCTCAGTGCCCTCCTTCTGGCTCCCTGGTGCAGGGACAAGACGAGAGCAGTTTGTGCTTTGGACAGTAGGCAATGAAGACACCAGAGGCTGTTGAAATGTGTCAATTCACctttaatgtttgaaaaaaataaatggtatttgAGCCATTGCAGTTATGAAGGGAACGTATCTTGCTCCACAAGAGACCGTGAACAGGTTCACATTAGACTCatgcttggaaaaaacaaatccaaaacattCTTCTTTCAGATCAAGAGTGGAGTTCCAAACAGACAAGACCACAAGAGTGCCCCAGACAGCCCAAGGCACGTTACCCCAGTGCAGACATTTCCATCAACATGAAGTAATGACAGCTACATTCTTTCTAGTTACAACATTGTTCTATCAATATTACAAAATTAGGCATACTTTGGATTTTGCACAGAGACAAGGACTTTTACTTCAGGAAGTAGTCAACCTGGGTCACCAGAGTCATTTCGCAATGAAGAGCTCCCTTCACTCTGccttcccccaccccagcagTGACTTGTTACCAACACCAAATTTGTCCTAGAGACACGAGTTAGGCTCCCAAGCCCAGTGATTTGTCTATGAATTAGTTAAACCAACAGATAGACTGTGACAGCACCAAGTATCCACTTGCCATCACACAGCCTTTGTCCTTCAGGATTCCTCCCACCCAGATACAGAACACTTCCTGCAGTTTAATCCAAGGGTCAGTACGTACTAAGACAACATCACTGCTGAACCTATTGGAGACCAAGACGTTTTTCTGCCATTGCAGCAGATGTCACATGAGTTTCCTTCACACAAACATCACATGTAAATTTAACTTCTTGGTACTGTGCtttaagaacaaaagcagaTATCAGAACATGGAGGACAGGCCTCCAGAAATAGCTTAtcagctacagaaataaaaaaaggagacagTGGCCACTTACAAGCCTTCCACATGATTAGCTTGTTTTAAAGGAGAGCATCAAGTTAAGGCAGTGTTGAGACAACTGGCTACGAACATGCCAAATAGCTGTTGTCAGCAGTCACCAATTTGATATCCTACTCCGTTCAGGGGTGGGCCGTGTGGCCAACTTTAGATCTCAGCACCAGGGTCTAAAGACTCCAGCCACAGCACGCTGCTTCCTGCAGCGAGCAGCAGCTCAAGGGGTGCCTGTTGAAGCCTTCTAGACCAGGCTGAGGTGCTTACAAGTCTAGGTCAACGCTTCAGCAGAGCCAAAAATACAGTGATGGGTACGGAAAGAACACTGAGGGTGCCAGCTGCACGTCTGGTTATCACAGTCCAAGGTGGAGTTCAACTTGTGTGAAAGCCACGTAAAGAAGAGCCACCCCACCAGCTTCCAGGTGGTTTAGGTACCTGCACTGAGGTTACTGGGAGAGCCAGCTCTCTACAGTCTGCAGGGTGGGTTCGGAGGCTCACACTGGCTTTGCTCCTCATGACAAGATTAACAGTCTAGTAAAACTCAGTAAGGAAGTCAGGGGCTTTTTGGCCTGCCCAAAGTTTTCCCAGCCTCAAAGAAGGAGTTACCACTGAGGGAGCTGTTGTggaatagttttatttcttcccacGTAAAGGCCATTGTTTAAGCATTTACAGGTTTCCTAGTGCAATACAACcaaaaaaagcagtaacaaaaaaatGCCGCCTTCTTCCCAGGCAACTAAACAGAAGTAGAATTTTACTGCAACATATACACATTAAATATAGTATACAGTCCATGCAGCGGCATAGCCATGTTAAAGGGAGTCGTGGCTTCAGCCATCAGTGCATTACAGTCCGAATTTCACTTGCTCCTACTTCCTATCCAGACTTGAAGAGAAGAATTGCAACCTGACCCAAGTAAAAATAGATGAAGTGCTTTGTCTCGTGTGTTACATAGCTGCCAAAGTTTCTGCCAACAATGCAGTGCCAAGTTGGGTTGTATTTCTTGTCAAAttcctgaagaaacagaagagaggcGTTAAGGCCAAGAAAGCCCACATGAAAATAGTTCTAAGCACAA is drawn from Aythya fuligula isolate bAytFul2 chromosome 20, bAytFul2.pri, whole genome shotgun sequence and contains these coding sequences:
- the DYNLL2 gene encoding dynein light chain 2, cytoplasmic produces the protein MSDRKAVIKNADMSEDMQQDAVDCATQAMEKYNIEKDIAAYIKKEFDKKYNPTWHCIVGRNFGSYVTHETKHFIYFYLGQVAILLFKSG